From Arcobacter sp. CECT 8983, the proteins below share one genomic window:
- a CDS encoding ATP-binding protein, protein MSYITSVRKNTFLFLAIIGAINTILAVLVFIYIKNQQNELLYHSKANLAKTEFRETNKTIKSEITHYKLILNTLKETKDLQRYLNGDNQTIKYLNEDFQDFVKANKNIFQLRFIDELGQEIIRIDKDNNNTTKTITTLQNKAERYYFKRTKELKDKEYYISDFDLNVEHGKIEVPFKPTIRVSTPIYKDNDFKGIIIINFLAEDLINSIKNKELFDVYFMDHMGNFLLHPDEKKNWSTQKGTNHKVKDEIPNIEELLNNEKKETKGRNWLYYINKVHITDNDFYIIYTIKEKVYNNYIKENTKSIIFFFFIIFILSIPFVLIGAYLQSIGLRILDRLINNIPFPICLKDKNGVFLVVNDSLIKLYGCKSKEELIGKKSYDFTHKKLPYTSKKKDSDVLEKQKIKFLDTVTLKNNKKLYYDTRIIKMSFLGFFNKTYILGIAIDITAMKILNEELQSKVNEELEKRLNTERVLAQKAKLAEMGNMIDNIIHQWKQPLSIIRVTSQALEMNLELKNLTQEQIEKYTKSIIENIDFMSDTANDFRSFLSPDKIKTKFCIKDCTNKILKILILRFRKQNVEIEDNIDKNVKLNGYKNELSQVLLNILNNALDAFSEKEDIKNKKVVINSYEKEGYLIFEIEDNAGGIEKEVLNKIFEERFSTKDNKGTGIGLTISKRIIEESFNGKIEVENKNQGACFIISIPILVN, encoded by the coding sequence ATGTCTTATATTACTTCTGTAAGAAAAAATACTTTTTTGTTTTTAGCTATAATTGGTGCTATAAATACAATTTTAGCAGTTCTTGTATTTATATATATAAAAAATCAACAAAACGAACTACTATATCACTCAAAAGCTAATTTAGCTAAAACTGAATTTAGAGAAACAAATAAAACTATAAAATCTGAAATTACACACTATAAACTTATATTAAATACTTTAAAAGAAACAAAAGACTTACAAAGATATCTAAATGGTGATAATCAAACTATTAAATACTTAAATGAGGATTTTCAAGATTTTGTAAAGGCAAATAAAAATATATTTCAACTAAGATTTATAGATGAACTTGGTCAGGAAATTATTAGAATAGACAAAGACAATAATAATACTACAAAAACTATAACTACTTTACAAAATAAAGCTGAAAGGTATTATTTTAAAAGAACTAAAGAGTTAAAAGATAAAGAATACTATATATCAGATTTTGATTTAAACGTAGAACACGGAAAAATAGAAGTTCCTTTTAAACCTACAATTAGGGTTTCAACTCCTATTTATAAAGATAATGATTTTAAGGGTATTATTATTATCAATTTTTTAGCAGAAGATTTAATTAATTCAATAAAAAATAAAGAACTATTTGATGTTTATTTTATGGATCATATGGGGAATTTTCTACTTCATCCAGATGAAAAAAAGAATTGGAGTACACAAAAAGGAACAAATCATAAAGTAAAAGATGAGATTCCAAATATTGAAGAATTATTAAATAATGAGAAAAAAGAAACTAAAGGAAGGAATTGGCTTTATTATATAAACAAAGTACATATAACAGATAATGACTTCTACATAATATATACAATAAAAGAAAAAGTATATAATAACTATATCAAAGAAAATACTAAAAGTATTATATTCTTCTTTTTTATAATATTTATACTCTCTATTCCTTTTGTTTTAATTGGAGCATATCTACAATCAATAGGATTAAGAATTTTAGATAGATTAATAAATAATATTCCTTTTCCAATATGTCTTAAAGATAAAAATGGTGTATTCTTAGTTGTGAATGATTCTCTCATCAAGCTTTATGGCTGCAAATCAAAAGAAGAACTAATTGGAAAAAAATCTTATGATTTTACACATAAAAAACTTCCTTACACTTCAAAAAAGAAAGATTCTGATGTTTTAGAAAAACAAAAAATAAAATTTCTTGATACTGTAACTCTAAAAAACAATAAGAAACTATATTATGATACTAGAATTATTAAAATGTCATTTTTAGGATTCTTTAATAAGACTTATATTTTAGGTATTGCAATAGATATAACTGCAATGAAAATATTAAATGAGGAACTTCAAAGTAAAGTAAATGAAGAACTTGAAAAAAGATTAAATACAGAAAGAGTTTTAGCCCAAAAAGCCAAACTTGCAGAAATGGGAAATATGATTGATAATATTATACATCAATGGAAACAACCCTTAAGTATAATCAGAGTAACTTCTCAAGCTTTAGAAATGAATCTTGAATTAAAAAATCTCACTCAAGAACAAATAGAAAAATATACTAAATCAATCATTGAAAACATAGATTTTATGAGCGATACTGCAAATGATTTTAGAAGTTTCTTATCACCGGATAAAATAAAAACTAAATTTTGTATAAAAGATTGCACTAATAAAATCTTAAAAATTCTAATCTTAAGATTTAGAAAACAAAATGTTGAAATAGAAGACAATATAGATAAGAATGTTAAACTTAATGGATATAAGAATGAACTATCACAAGTATTGTTAAATATACTTAATAACGCACTTGATGCATTTAGTGAAAAAGAGGATATCAAGAATAAAAAAGTCGTTATAAATTCATATGAAAAAGAGGGATATCTTATTTTTGAAATTGAAGATAATGCTGGGGGAATTGAAAAAGAAGTTCTAAATAAAATATTTGAAGAGAGATTTTCTACAAAGGATAATAAAGGAACAGGAATTGGATTAACAATTTCAAAAAGAATTATTGAAGAGAGTTTTAATGGTAAAATAGAAGTAGAAAATAAAAATCAAGGAGCATGTTTTATTATATCAATTCCTATATTAGTGAATTGA
- a CDS encoding SDR family oxidoreductase: protein MKVLLTGSTGYIGRRLNQRLIKNKDIDLRLYVRNRRTLSKNLPSDVEVVEGDTFNKEKLKEALKDVDIAYYLVHSLSRSDYKNLDKESAQNFLDIAHECNVKRIIYLGGLGVKNDQTSEHLLSRIETGEVLSSNKDIQTIWIRAGVIIGSGSTSFEIIRNLTEKLPIMTTPKWVSTKAEPIAVDDVLNYLEQSIYLKETKNLIVDIGCEQLTYKEMMLQTAKALDLKRIIIPLPFLSINVSSYWLNLFTPVQFKVAKALIEGLKSEVIIQNDNAKKYFPNIKPIPYIKAVKKAIKEIKTNQVISRWSDTDNSGKIWDKDHDKEIADAIFYDRKEEFINNLSKEQVFKSFTSIGGKDGWFTFDFLWEIRGVIDKMLGGVGLKRGRKNQYNLSIGESLDFWKVVDIKENERLLLYAQMKVPGTAWLEFKIEDNKLIQSAYFYPKGLFGRIYWYGLIPIHYLVFNSMIKSILKKAERF, encoded by the coding sequence ATGAAAGTACTACTTACAGGTTCAACTGGATATATCGGTAGAAGACTAAATCAAAGACTTATAAAAAATAAAGATATAGATTTAAGATTATATGTTAGAAATAGAAGAACTCTTTCTAAGAATCTTCCTTCAGATGTTGAAGTAGTAGAAGGGGATACTTTCAATAAAGAGAAGTTAAAAGAAGCATTAAAAGATGTAGATATTGCATACTATTTAGTTCATTCTCTTTCAAGAAGTGATTACAAGAATTTAGATAAAGAATCTGCTCAAAACTTTTTAGATATTGCCCATGAATGTAATGTTAAAAGAATTATTTATTTAGGAGGATTGGGAGTAAAAAATGATCAAACGAGTGAACACCTTTTAAGTAGAATTGAAACAGGAGAGGTTTTAAGTTCAAATAAAGATATTCAAACTATTTGGATTAGAGCTGGAGTTATAATTGGTTCAGGTAGTACAAGCTTTGAAATTATTAGAAATCTAACTGAAAAACTTCCAATTATGACAACTCCAAAGTGGGTAAGCACAAAGGCTGAACCAATTGCAGTAGATGATGTACTTAATTACTTAGAGCAATCTATTTATTTAAAAGAAACTAAAAACCTTATAGTAGATATTGGATGTGAACAATTAACTTATAAAGAGATGATGCTTCAAACAGCAAAAGCTTTAGATTTAAAAAGAATTATAATTCCTCTACCTTTTCTTTCAATAAATGTTTCATCTTATTGGTTAAACTTATTTACTCCTGTACAGTTTAAAGTAGCAAAAGCTTTAATAGAAGGATTAAAATCAGAAGTTATAATCCAAAATGACAATGCAAAAAAATATTTTCCAAATATAAAACCTATTCCATATATAAAAGCTGTAAAAAAAGCTATTAAAGAGATAAAAACCAATCAAGTAATTAGTCGTTGGTCTGATACGGACAACTCAGGTAAAATATGGGATAAAGACCATGACAAAGAGATTGCAGATGCAATTTTCTATGATAGAAAAGAAGAGTTTATCAATAACTTATCAAAAGAACAAGTATTCAAAAGCTTTACAAGTATTGGTGGTAAAGATGGTTGGTTTACTTTTGACTTTCTATGGGAAATAAGAGGTGTTATTGATAAAATGCTTGGTGGTGTTGGGCTAAAAAGAGGAAGAAAAAATCAATACAATCTTAGTATAGGAGAGAGTTTAGATTTTTGGAAAGTAGTGGATATAAAAGAAAATGAAAGATTACTTCTTTATGCTCAAATGAAAGTTCCAGGAACAGCATGGCTTGAGTTTAAAATTGAAGATAATAAACTTATTCAGTCTGCTTATTTTTATCCAAAAGGATTATTTGGAAGAATTTATTGGTATGGGTTAATTCCTATTCATTATTTAGTCTTTAATAGTATGATTAAATCAATTTTAAAAAAAGCAGAAAGGTTTTAA
- a CDS encoding HU family DNA-binding protein, producing the protein MNKAEFIDAVAAKAGLSKKDAKGAVDAVLETVTETLVKRESVSFIGFGTFTTADRAERTAKVPGTDKTVKVPATTVAKFKVGKALKEAVAK; encoded by the coding sequence ATGAACAAAGCTGAATTTATTGATGCAGTTGCTGCAAAAGCTGGTCTTTCTAAGAAAGATGCGAAAGGTGCTGTTGATGCAGTATTAGAAACTGTTACAGAAACTTTAGTAAAAAGAGAATCTGTTAGTTTTATTGGATTTGGAACATTTACAACAGCTGATAGAGCTGAAAGAACTGCAAAAGTTCCTGGAACAGACAAAACTGTTAAAGTTCCTGCAACAACTGTAGCAAAATTCAAAGTTGGTAAAGCTTTAAAAGAAGCTGTAGCTAAGTAA
- a CDS encoding class II aldolase and adducin N-terminal domain-containing protein, with product MIDPHTIKLLSDLSLTMFRKNFFGIYHGAISSKVDHNTFIINTSDAIFDEMTEKSLCKLNMNKRDYRWHVASIESEVHATIYNNIHEAKYIAFGMPIYTTAYTFEHDEIIFDDYFGKTEFSKIKVYDPGNFDSWYDRNALEITKYLKESQEHIMVIKGVGTYVYDRDINNLVKRIAILENSCRLLSIKSTYK from the coding sequence ATGATAGACCCACATACAATTAAACTTTTAAGTGACTTATCTTTAACAATGTTTAGAAAAAATTTCTTTGGTATCTATCATGGAGCAATATCTTCAAAAGTTGACCATAATACATTTATAATAAATACTTCTGATGCTATTTTTGATGAAATGACAGAAAAATCGTTATGTAAACTAAATATGAATAAAAGAGATTATAGATGGCATGTTGCAAGTATTGAATCAGAAGTTCATGCAACTATATATAATAATATACACGAAGCAAAATATATTGCTTTTGGAATGCCAATTTATACAACAGCATATACCTTTGAACATGATGAAATTATATTTGATGATTATTTTGGAAAAACAGAATTTTCTAAAATAAAAGTTTATGATCCTGGAAATTTTGACTCATGGTATGATAGAAATGCTTTAGAGATAACAAAGTATTTAAAAGAGTCTCAAGAACACATTATGGTTATCAAAGGAGTAGGTACATATGTGTATGATAGAGATATCAATAATCTAGTAAAAAGAATTGCAATTTTAGAGAACTCTTGTCGACTTTTAAGCATAAAATCTACGTATAAATAA
- a CDS encoding efflux RND transporter permease subunit: MIKTIIEFALRKPILNHFLLFFLLVLSIFAYFKIPKEIFPPASLDAVAITGTYAGASSDLLDKMAVEDLEDELVSLEEASDITSIVKNGFFSINIKLKRGFEANDVLDDVKDIVTKTKVNLPSDMDEPIVKEVIGEIPLITVVIYGEASKEKLLDVADDLKSRISALKDLSSISIWGDSDKELLIKFDENKILAYGLNLQDVVNSVQNISSIFPAGIIKDSTRHYYLSTFNGEKQIDKVKNTIIKINNQRVLLKDIASVDFKLADVNNISHFNGNRDVSIGINKSDTGDAIELVKRIKEILKEAKKDYPSLEFDTHTDTSVWIKNRLNTVVSNILFGLCLLFMALFYFINVRIAVVIAIGIPTSFMIGLISAEALGYSLNMLSLLGALIALGMLVDEAIVVGENIYRHMEMGKSRLQASLDGALEVYPAVLTATATTIFAFLPILLMTGEVGKFMKVLPIMITILLLSSLVEAFFFLPLHAKQIFDVHKKEKRSDRIWEVNKNIYRTILSYLLKRKYLAVIIMVISIIISTIFIASQSRFKFLPDFDSTQLYINGSVGVGKKIEQTEKLVEKIERKILDEYDFANNIDSISSVTGMKLDGKNLPQSEEFYFQIFVNLYERAPQNIFDKYINPYLSPKYDDTNMIRQKSAQEIEEELKELLKPLINSNEYEEFKISVPGAGIVKNDLELAISGSNTQAINKTVKTIKDKLNSIDGVSNVADDILVGNIELKFKVNEYGQKLGFTENYIISSVRPFYFKGAYSKMFDDKGIVEVVFQSKNKDELSSLDRFEVLVPGTTQKVLLKDVVDIVRKNAQSQIFKENSKRIVSITASINKVTSSEVFEQLNPILEKQREFVNIDIKGEQEENEKVQKEMGQAALLAIILIFLALIWMFDSLVKPLIIISTIPLSIFGVLLGHLVLGLNITMPSLIGMVGLAGVIVNDGIIMMDFIKKAKNLDEMKDYAVMRLRPILLTSITTILGLATLMFFASGQALILQPMAVALGFGILWATILNLYYVPMIYRLIYLRKAE; this comes from the coding sequence ATGATAAAAACAATAATTGAATTCGCCCTTAGAAAACCTATATTAAATCATTTTTTACTCTTCTTCTTATTAGTTCTTTCAATTTTTGCTTATTTTAAAATACCAAAAGAGATTTTTCCACCTGCTTCACTTGATGCAGTTGCAATTACAGGAACATATGCAGGAGCAAGTTCAGATTTACTTGACAAGATGGCAGTTGAAGATTTAGAAGATGAATTGGTATCTTTAGAAGAAGCAAGTGATATAACATCAATAGTAAAAAATGGATTTTTTTCTATAAATATAAAGTTAAAAAGAGGTTTTGAAGCTAATGATGTGCTTGATGATGTAAAAGACATAGTTACTAAAACAAAAGTAAATCTTCCTAGTGATATGGATGAACCTATTGTAAAAGAAGTAATAGGTGAAATCCCTTTAATAACAGTTGTTATTTATGGAGAAGCTTCAAAGGAAAAACTGCTTGATGTAGCAGATGATTTAAAATCTAGAATTTCTGCACTTAAAGATTTAAGTTCAATATCTATTTGGGGAGATTCAGATAAAGAGTTATTGATAAAATTTGATGAAAACAAAATCTTAGCATATGGACTAAATCTTCAAGATGTAGTTAATTCTGTTCAAAATATAAGTTCTATTTTTCCTGCAGGTATTATTAAAGATAGTACTAGACACTATTATTTAAGTACTTTTAATGGTGAAAAACAAATAGATAAAGTTAAGAATACAATTATAAAGATAAATAATCAAAGAGTTTTATTAAAAGATATAGCAAGTGTTGATTTTAAATTAGCGGATGTAAATAATATCTCTCATTTCAATGGAAATAGGGATGTTTCAATTGGTATAAATAAAAGTGATACTGGTGATGCAATTGAGCTTGTAAAAAGAATAAAAGAGATTTTAAAAGAGGCAAAAAAGGATTATCCTTCTTTGGAGTTTGATACTCATACAGATACTTCGGTGTGGATTAAAAATAGACTTAATACTGTAGTTTCAAATATTTTGTTTGGACTATGTCTTTTATTTATGGCTTTGTTTTATTTTATTAATGTAAGAATTGCAGTCGTTATTGCTATAGGTATTCCAACTTCTTTTATGATAGGATTAATTTCAGCAGAAGCTTTGGGATATAGTTTAAATATGTTATCCCTACTTGGAGCTTTGATTGCTCTTGGTATGCTTGTAGATGAAGCAATTGTTGTTGGAGAAAACATATATAGACATATGGAGATGGGTAAAAGTAGGCTTCAAGCTTCTTTAGATGGAGCGTTAGAAGTTTATCCAGCAGTTTTAACAGCAACTGCAACTACTATTTTTGCTTTCTTGCCAATTTTACTTATGACAGGTGAAGTAGGGAAATTTATGAAAGTATTGCCTATTATGATTACAATACTTTTATTATCATCTTTAGTTGAAGCATTCTTTTTCCTTCCTTTACATGCAAAACAGATTTTTGATGTTCATAAAAAAGAGAAAAGATCAGATAGAATTTGGGAAGTAAATAAAAATATATATAGAACAATTTTATCATATTTATTAAAAAGAAAATATTTAGCTGTAATTATAATGGTTATATCTATTATTATATCAACTATATTTATTGCTTCACAGTCAAGATTTAAGTTCTTGCCAGACTTTGATTCAACACAATTATATATAAATGGTTCAGTTGGAGTTGGTAAAAAGATTGAACAGACAGAAAAGTTAGTTGAAAAGATAGAAAGAAAAATATTAGATGAATATGATTTTGCAAATAATATTGACTCAATTTCATCTGTTACAGGGATGAAACTTGATGGTAAAAACTTACCCCAAAGTGAAGAGTTTTATTTTCAAATTTTTGTTAACCTTTATGAACGAGCACCTCAAAATATTTTTGATAAATATATTAATCCTTATTTATCTCCAAAGTATGATGATACAAATATGATTAGGCAAAAATCAGCTCAAGAGATTGAAGAGGAGTTAAAAGAACTTCTAAAACCTTTAATTAATAGTAATGAATATGAAGAGTTCAAAATAAGTGTTCCAGGTGCAGGAATTGTAAAAAATGATTTAGAACTTGCCATTTCTGGATCAAACACACAAGCAATTAATAAAACAGTTAAAACAATAAAGGATAAATTGAACTCTATAGATGGGGTATCAAATGTAGCTGATGATATTTTAGTTGGAAATATAGAATTAAAGTTTAAAGTAAATGAATACGGACAAAAACTAGGCTTCACTGAAAATTATATAATCTCTTCAGTTAGACCTTTTTATTTTAAAGGCGCATACTCAAAAATGTTTGATGATAAGGGTATTGTTGAAGTAGTTTTCCAAAGTAAAAATAAAGATGAACTTTCCTCTTTAGATAGATTTGAAGTTTTAGTTCCTGGAACAACTCAAAAAGTACTTTTAAAAGATGTTGTTGATATTGTAAGAAAAAATGCTCAATCACAGATTTTTAAAGAAAATTCTAAAAGAATAGTCTCTATAACTGCAAGTATTAATAAAGTTACTTCATCTGAAGTCTTTGAACAATTAAATCCAATTCTTGAAAAACAAAGAGAGTTTGTTAATATTGATATTAAAGGTGAACAAGAAGAGAATGAAAAGGTTCAAAAAGAAATGGGGCAAGCAGCTTTATTAGCTATTATTCTAATTTTCCTTGCACTAATATGGATGTTTGATTCTTTAGTTAAGCCTTTAATTATTATCTCAACTATTCCTTTATCTATTTTTGGCGTATTATTAGGTCATTTAGTTTTAGGTTTAAATATTACTATGCCTAGTTTAATTGGAATGGTAGGACTTGCAGGTGTTATTGTAAATGATGGAATTATTATGATGGATTTTATTAAAAAAGCAAAAAATTTAGATGAGATGAAAGATTATGCAGTAATGAGATTGAGACCTATTTTATTAACTTCTATTACAACAATTTTAGGACTTGCTACTTTAATGTTCTTTGCTTCAGGACAAGCTCTTATTTTACAACCAATGGCTGTTGCCTTAGGTTTTGGTATTTTATGGGCAACAATTCTAAATTTATATTATGTTCCTATGATATATAGGCTGATTTATTTAAGAAAAGCAGAATAA
- a CDS encoding nodulation protein NfeD codes for MKLLVLFFTLTITLFASNITHFAYEGAINPASNAFVKKSILEANKQNSQFIIFELNTPGGLLSSTRDIVSQILNSKIPIIVYISPKGSQAASAGTFILYASHIAAMSQGTNVGAATPIQLGGLEEKNSKPSTMQTKVINDASAYIESLAKLRNRNLKWAKDSIIKGASIDSQKALELGVINLLANDLESLLKNLDGFELQIDKKTVKLNTQNINLQTVEQGFKIKFLSYLSNPTIAYGLMLLAIYGIFFELISPGAIFPGVVGLVSGALALYSLNILPFDTAGLLLILIGIVLMIAEVFIVGFGILGIGGIIAFVFGSLILFDEKTLGVDISLSLIVAFTLVSIAIFIYLLKIIIQERKQKAKTGIEELIGATAKVIKKKNGIYKVSIHSEIWNAKSEIEIEDGSEVIVENINGLVLQIKPKKE; via the coding sequence ATGAAACTGCTTGTTTTATTTTTTACTTTAACAATTACTCTTTTTGCTTCAAATATTACACACTTTGCTTATGAGGGAGCTATAAATCCTGCAAGTAATGCTTTTGTTAAGAAGTCTATTTTAGAAGCAAATAAACAAAATTCACAATTTATTATTTTTGAACTTAATACGCCAGGTGGCTTATTATCTTCAACAAGAGATATTGTTTCTCAAATCTTAAATTCAAAAATACCCATTATTGTTTATATCTCTCCTAAAGGTTCTCAAGCTGCAAGTGCAGGAACCTTTATTTTATATGCTTCACATATTGCAGCAATGTCTCAAGGTACAAATGTAGGTGCTGCTACTCCTATACAATTAGGAGGTTTAGAAGAAAAAAACAGTAAACCATCTACTATGCAAACAAAAGTTATAAATGATGCAAGTGCATATATTGAGAGTTTAGCAAAACTTAGAAATAGAAATCTAAAATGGGCAAAAGATAGTATAATAAAAGGTGCGAGTATAGATTCCCAAAAAGCACTAGAACTTGGTGTTATTAATTTGCTTGCAAATGATTTAGAATCTCTTCTAAAAAACCTAGATGGCTTTGAACTTCAAATTGATAAAAAAACAGTTAAACTTAATACCCAAAATATAAATTTACAAACAGTTGAACAGGGTTTCAAAATAAAATTTTTATCTTATCTTTCTAATCCTACTATTGCATATGGTCTAATGCTTTTAGCTATTTATGGAATCTTTTTTGAATTAATTAGTCCTGGGGCTATCTTTCCAGGTGTTGTAGGTTTAGTAAGTGGAGCTTTAGCTTTATACTCTTTAAATATTTTACCTTTTGATACTGCTGGGCTACTTTTAATTTTAATAGGAATAGTTCTTATGATAGCAGAAGTATTTATAGTAGGTTTTGGAATACTTGGTATTGGTGGAATTATTGCTTTTGTATTTGGCTCTTTAATACTATTTGATGAAAAAACATTGGGTGTTGATATCTCTTTATCTTTAATTGTTGCTTTTACTTTAGTAAGTATAGCTATTTTTATATATTTACTTAAAATAATTATTCAAGAAAGAAAACAAAAAGCGAAAACAGGAATTGAAGAGTTAATAGGAGCAACAGCAAAGGTTATTAAAAAGAAAAATGGTATTTATAAAGTTTCAATTCATTCTGAAATTTGGAATGCTAAAAGTGAAATAGAGATTGAGGATGGAAGTGAAGTTATTGTAGAAAATATTAATGGCTTAGTACTTCAAATAAAACCTAAAAAGGAGTAA
- a CDS encoding GGDEF domain-containing protein, whose protein sequence is MIIFHMYKISVSKELFNDIQLKKLKVLEKSTSSYWKRELLEPKIINDKIKYSIKQIDKIKITNGLGEDKPQMIIECVKIDYSFKKDLFEFYLGRIIEQKNSDLAEDYKDTLIQELLRERALLEDSMNRDHLTGLYNRRKMENDLSMFINQNNKDLLTAIFIDADRFKSINDNFGHDTGDKALTYLAKKIQKYADFLNGEAYRYGGEEFLILCFLPKYEIEQKLTNLKEEVKAHKIYHPKQDISLTVSIGVSFYKDCKTKDEMIKKADNAVYRAKEQGRDTIIYN, encoded by the coding sequence TTGATAATATTTCATATGTATAAAATTTCTGTCAGTAAAGAACTATTTAACGATATTCAACTTAAAAAATTAAAGGTTTTAGAAAAAAGTACTTCTTCTTATTGGAAGAGAGAATTACTTGAGCCTAAAATCATAAATGACAAAATAAAATATAGTATTAAACAAATAGATAAAATAAAAATAACTAATGGATTAGGTGAAGATAAACCTCAAATGATTATTGAGTGTGTAAAAATTGATTACTCATTTAAAAAAGACTTATTTGAATTTTATTTAGGAAGAATCATTGAGCAGAAGAATTCAGACCTTGCTGAAGATTATAAAGATACATTGATACAAGAATTATTAAGAGAAAGAGCTTTACTTGAAGATAGTATGAATAGAGATCATTTAACAGGTCTTTATAATAGAAGAAAAATGGAAAATGATTTATCTATGTTTATAAATCAAAATAATAAAGATTTATTAACTGCAATTTTTATTGATGCAGATAGATTCAAAAGTATAAATGATAACTTCGGACATGACACTGGTGATAAAGCCTTAACTTATCTTGCAAAAAAGATTCAAAAGTATGCAGACTTTTTAAATGGTGAAGCTTATAGATATGGAGGAGAAGAGTTTTTAATACTTTGTTTCCTTCCAAAATATGAAATTGAACAAAAACTAACTAATTTAAAAGAAGAGGTTAAAGCTCATAAAATTTATCACCCAAAACAAGATATTAGTTTAACAGTTAGTATAGGGGTATCATTTTATAAAGATTGTAAAACAAAAGATGAAATGATAAAAAAAGCTGATAATGCAGTTTATAGAGCTAAAGAGCAGGGTAGAGATACTATTATATATAATTGA
- the rsmH gene encoding 16S rRNA (cytosine(1402)-N(4))-methyltransferase RsmH yields the protein MQIPHIPVLFQETLDAFEGINDGYIIDCTTGYGGHSEGLLKQYSNIKLICNDQDDEALIFSKERLKEFENRVVFNKGNFEHVIEKYKDENIKGILADIGVSSLQLDKEDRGFGFESSVLDMRMNQNQSLDASVVVNTYSQHELERVLKEYGEVREYKKVASLIVNNRPFSSAKELSTLLSKKMYKGKIHPATLPFQGIRIEVNDELGVLERLFDSIESANLKDCTVAIISFHSLEDRIVKNYFKKWTKSCICPTDAFRCTCGNNHSRGKIITKKPIVPTKEEIKQNPRSRSSKLRIFKFD from the coding sequence ATGCAAATTCCCCATATTCCAGTGCTTTTTCAAGAGACTTTAGATGCTTTTGAAGGTATAAATGATGGATATATTATTGATTGCACTACTGGTTATGGTGGTCATAGTGAAGGATTACTAAAACAATATTCTAATATCAAATTAATATGTAATGATCAAGATGATGAAGCGTTAATTTTTTCAAAAGAAAGATTAAAAGAGTTTGAAAATAGAGTTGTTTTTAATAAAGGCAACTTTGAGCATGTTATAGAAAAATATAAAGATGAGAATATAAAAGGTATTTTAGCTGATATTGGTGTTTCTTCTTTACAACTTGATAAAGAGGATAGAGGTTTTGGTTTTGAAAGCTCGGTTTTAGATATGAGAATGAATCAAAATCAATCTTTAGATGCTTCTGTTGTAGTAAATACATACTCTCAACATGAATTAGAAAGAGTATTAAAAGAATATGGAGAAGTAAGAGAATATAAAAAGGTTGCTTCTTTAATTGTAAATAATAGACCATTTTCATCTGCAAAAGAGTTATCAACTCTTTTATCAAAAAAAATGTATAAAGGCAAAATTCATCCTGCAACACTTCCTTTTCAAGGAATTAGAATAGAAGTAAATGATGAACTTGGTGTTTTAGAAAGACTTTTTGACTCTATTGAGAGTGCAAACCTTAAAGACTGTACGGTTGCAATCATCTCTTTTCATTCTTTAGAAGATAGAATTGTTAAAAACTATTTTAAAAAATGGACTAAGTCTTGTATTTGTCCAACTGATGCTTTTAGATGTACTTGTGGGAATAATCACTCACGGGGTAAAATAATTACAAAAAAACCAATAGTTCCTACTAAAGAAGAGATAAAACAAAATCCTCGAAGTAGAAGTTCCAAATTAAGGATTTTTAAATTTGATTAA